A part of Gemmatimonadales bacterium genomic DNA contains:
- a CDS encoding pyridoxal-phosphate dependent enzyme: protein MPIPIPSSQASSALEALARLPIASFGHYPTPIDELDRFRQTLGLRQQILCKRDDAVSFGFGGNKVRKLRYVLPPLLAEGVDTLISCGGVQSNHARATAAVAAASGLVCHLVANGVAPERLTGNALLNGLLGATVEYVAGREERKPAMERAAERYRAEGRRPAIIPLGASTPQGALGFVDGIGEMKAQGLVPDVIVHACSSGGTSAGILAGVALHGLSTRVIGISADDPPAAVEAEVRSIVRGLGPLLGLDGGSLDAAITVEVDDGFVGEGYGLPTAASREAQSTAARTQAVFVDHTYSAKGLAGLVAYCRDGRIPKDATVLFWHTGGQVALFA, encoded by the coding sequence ATGCCTATTCCGATTCCGTCATCCCAAGCCAGTTCGGCACTGGAAGCCCTTGCCCGGCTGCCCATTGCCTCCTTCGGCCACTATCCGACCCCGATCGATGAGCTCGACCGGTTCCGTCAGACGCTGGGCCTTAGACAGCAGATCCTCTGCAAACGCGACGATGCCGTCTCGTTCGGCTTCGGAGGCAACAAGGTCCGCAAGCTACGCTACGTCCTGCCCCCGCTGCTGGCCGAAGGTGTCGACACGCTGATTTCCTGTGGCGGAGTCCAGTCCAACCACGCCCGGGCCACCGCTGCGGTGGCCGCCGCCTCGGGCCTCGTCTGCCACCTGGTGGCCAACGGTGTGGCCCCCGAGCGCCTGACCGGCAACGCCCTGCTCAACGGGCTGCTCGGTGCCACGGTCGAGTACGTCGCGGGCCGAGAGGAGCGGAAGCCAGCCATGGAACGCGCCGCCGAGCGGTATCGCGCCGAGGGCCGCCGCCCCGCGATCATTCCGCTGGGCGCGTCGACGCCGCAAGGTGCGCTGGGATTCGTCGACGGCATCGGCGAGATGAAGGCCCAGGGCCTGGTTCCGGACGTGATCGTCCACGCCTGTTCCTCGGGGGGTACCTCCGCAGGGATCCTGGCCGGGGTCGCGCTGCACGGTCTGTCGACCCGCGTGATCGGCATCAGTGCCGACGACCCGCCTGCCGCCGTCGAGGCTGAGGTGCGATCGATCGTCCGCGGACTGGGTCCCTTGCTCGGGCTCGATGGTGGCAGTCTCGATGCGGCCATCACGGTCGAAGTCGACGACGGCTTCGTCGGTGAGGGCTACGGCCTGCCGACGGCGGCCTCCCGAGAGGCTCAGAGCACGGCGGCACGCACCCAGGCGGTCTTCGTCGATCATACCTACAGCGCGAAAGGACTGGCCGGCCTCGTAGCCTACTGCCGCGACGGCCGGATCCCGAAGGATGCGACCGTCCTGTTCTGGCACACCGGCGGCCAGGTGGCGCTGTTCGCCTAG
- a CDS encoding PQQ-dependent dehydrogenase, methanol/ethanol family, whose protein sequence is MPRFFAVSLVLALVGCGSPSAGNIDLARLKGADREPGQWLGLGGTYRSDRFSPLTGIDESNAASLGFAWEYDASSRRGRVERGQEATPIMVDGVLYLAGPWGSVAAVDARTGQERWRYDPDVDGSYARRACCDAVNRGLQVWRGKVYVGTLDGFLVALDAETGREIWKRDTFVDRETRSYTITGPPQVARGVVVIGNSGGEFGVRGYITAYDVETGEQRWRFFVVPGDPAKGPPEHPEVARALETWGPDTDWQSGLGGTVWGEMTYDPELDLLYVGTGNSTPYSGWNRDPSGGDNLYLVSILAIKPTDGRLVWHYQQVPWELWDYTATQNMILADLTIDGAPRKVIMQAPKNGIFYVLDRQTGEFISGTPFVRVNWLTGFDSTGRPQINPAAIYRDQPAIVFPSQVGAHNWQPMAFSRQTGLVYIPARESGMIMLDEPGYTWKPGTGNVGAGGLFDLVLGLMPSVRPAYEAILKGSPDSTSLGVSEFLLAWDPVARQERWRVPLANTTYAGGGVLTTAGNLVFQGTSDGRLVVYSASSGEKRTEINVGTAIMAAPMTYQLDGEQYVVVAAGFGGAVGRQYPYGTAGYTYQNAGRLLAFKLGGGATPLPPPYLPLATPEPPARPPASPAVLAKGEELFGANCVTCHGAREDRISAFPDLRRMSAATHSVFDAIVRQGSLSAGGMAGFADLLSAKDAQAIHEYLIQEQRLLWQREGRGRTR, encoded by the coding sequence ATGCCACGGTTCTTCGCGGTATCGCTGGTGCTGGCGTTGGTCGGCTGCGGGAGTCCCTCTGCCGGCAACATCGATCTGGCCCGTCTCAAGGGCGCGGATCGCGAACCCGGGCAGTGGCTCGGCCTGGGCGGCACCTACCGCAGTGATCGCTTCAGCCCACTGACCGGGATCGATGAATCGAACGCGGCGTCCCTGGGCTTTGCCTGGGAGTACGACGCCAGCTCGCGTCGCGGTCGAGTCGAGCGGGGCCAGGAAGCCACCCCGATTATGGTCGATGGGGTGCTTTATCTTGCAGGCCCCTGGGGGTCCGTGGCTGCAGTCGATGCCCGGACCGGTCAGGAACGGTGGCGTTATGACCCGGATGTCGATGGCAGCTACGCGCGGCGAGCGTGCTGTGATGCGGTCAATCGCGGGCTGCAGGTCTGGCGAGGCAAGGTCTACGTCGGTACGCTCGACGGCTTCCTGGTGGCGCTCGACGCCGAGACCGGTCGTGAGATCTGGAAGCGCGACACCTTCGTCGATCGCGAGACTCGTTCCTACACCATCACCGGCCCGCCGCAGGTCGCCAGGGGCGTGGTGGTGATCGGTAACAGCGGTGGCGAGTTCGGGGTGCGCGGCTACATCACGGCATACGACGTCGAGACCGGTGAACAGCGCTGGCGTTTCTTCGTCGTACCCGGCGATCCGGCCAAGGGACCGCCGGAGCACCCCGAAGTGGCTCGGGCGCTCGAGACCTGGGGCCCCGACACCGACTGGCAGTCGGGTCTCGGCGGCACGGTGTGGGGTGAGATGACCTACGACCCCGAGCTCGACCTGCTGTACGTGGGGACTGGCAACAGCACACCATACTCCGGCTGGAATCGGGACCCCTCGGGTGGCGACAATCTCTATCTCGTATCGATCCTGGCAATCAAGCCGACCGATGGTCGACTGGTCTGGCATTATCAGCAGGTGCCCTGGGAACTCTGGGACTACACCGCGACCCAGAACATGATCCTGGCTGATCTGACCATCGATGGGGCGCCCCGCAAGGTGATCATGCAGGCGCCGAAGAACGGAATCTTCTACGTCCTCGATCGCCAGACGGGTGAGTTCATTTCCGGCACGCCGTTTGTTCGGGTCAACTGGCTCACCGGTTTCGATTCGACCGGGCGGCCGCAGATCAATCCTGCGGCCATCTATCGCGACCAGCCTGCCATCGTGTTTCCGTCTCAAGTTGGTGCGCACAACTGGCAACCGATGGCCTTCAGTCGCCAGACCGGGCTGGTCTACATTCCGGCGCGTGAATCCGGCATGATCATGCTCGACGAGCCGGGCTATACCTGGAAGCCGGGCACCGGGAACGTTGGAGCGGGCGGGCTGTTCGACTTGGTGCTGGGGTTGATGCCAAGCGTGCGGCCCGCCTACGAGGCCATCCTCAAAGGGTCACCCGACTCGACGTCGCTGGGCGTGTCCGAGTTCCTCCTGGCCTGGGATCCGGTAGCCCGGCAGGAGCGCTGGCGGGTGCCGCTGGCCAACACGACCTATGCTGGCGGTGGTGTCCTTACCACGGCTGGCAACCTCGTCTTTCAGGGAACCTCCGACGGACGGTTGGTGGTGTACTCCGCGTCGAGCGGCGAAAAGCGGACCGAGATCAACGTCGGGACTGCGATCATGGCGGCCCCGATGACGTATCAGCTCGACGGGGAACAATATGTGGTCGTCGCGGCAGGTTTCGGCGGCGCGGTTGGTCGGCAGTATCCGTACGGGACGGCGGGGTACACCTACCAGAACGCAGGGCGTCTGCTCGCGTTCAAGCTCGGGGGCGGTGCCACGCCGCTGCCTCCTCCGTACCTGCCTCTCGCGACGCCTGAACCGCCGGCGCGGCCGCCGGCGTCGCCGGCGGTGCTCGCCAAGGGCGAGGAGCTCTTCGGTGCCAATTGTGTCACTTGTCACGGCGCACGCGAGGATCGAATCTCGGCCTTTCCCGACCTTCGGCGCATGTCGGCGGCGACGCATAGCGTGTTCGACGCCATCGTACGGCAGGGCAGTCTCAGCGCAGGGGGGATGGCCGGTTTTGCCGACCTCCTGAGCGCCAAAGATGCCCAGGCCATTCATGAGTATCTGATTCAGGAGCAACGGCTCCTGTGGCAACGTGAGGGACGAGGAAGAACGCGATGA